The following are encoded together in the Synchiropus splendidus isolate RoL2022-P1 chromosome 7, RoL_Sspl_1.0, whole genome shotgun sequence genome:
- the neflb gene encoding neurofilament light chain b, protein MASIGFESFFPSTYKKRVVVHSAGYGANGGIGSRSAFTTHSTLAPSYASSRRIYPTSSRAVSSYYSLSAPVSAAAPELRLDQAAQVTSEFKTLRTQEKAELQDLNDRFASFIERVHELEQQNKLLETELLLLRQRQTEPSNLRSLYESEIRQLHAAVDDAQHEKQAAQAHRDEMEGVLRNLQKRYEDEVLGRAGADGRLLDARKAADEAALRQTEVEKRVETLLDELTFLKRLCESEIAELQAQIQYSTEVSVEMEIAKPDLSAALRDIRSQYEKLAHQNRQAAEEWFCDKMNVMTVSSARNTESIRSAKEGVDEHRRLLKSKTLEVDACREINQALENQLQDVEEKQSAEIAAMQDTINQLEDELRANKNDMARYLKDYQDLLNVKMGLDIEIAAYRKLLEGEETRLNVPGSTTLHSQSMYAAPRTPSSVSLLSSAPPFLMSSRLYRSSPYTEEIISASQVQQAEARPPQEDEENDEEEEKEEEEAEEEQEEVEEEKEEEDEDKEEDEEEQEEEEAGETEDVEQEEETQEKDGSEEKSDKEDGDEEKSKDEAEEPEPKEETVADEKTGEKSDKSA, encoded by the exons ATGGCTTCCATCGGCTTTGAATCCTTTTTCCCCTCTACTTACAAGAAGAGAGTGGTGGTGCATAGTGCAGGATATGGAGCTAATGGAGGAATAGGGTCCAGATCAGCGTTTACTACCCACTCTACCCTGGCCCCATCCTACGCATCTTCCCGAAGAATTTATCCAACCAGCAGCCGAGCCGTCTCCAGCTACTATTCTCTTTCCGCTCCagtgtctgcagctgctcccGAGCTTCGCCTGGACCAAGCAGCCCAGGTCACTTCTGAGTTCAAGACGCTGAGGACCCAAGAGAAGGCAGAGCTGCAAGACCTGAATGACCGCTTTGCAAGCTTCATTGAGCGAGTCCATGAATtggagcagcagaacaaatTGCTGGAGACTGAACTTCTCTTGCTCAGGCAGAGACAGACCGAGCCGTCGAACCTCCGCTCCCTGTACGAGAGCGAGATCCGCCAACTTCATGCTGCTGTTGACGATGCTCAGCATGAGAAGCAAGCCGCCCAGGCCCACAGGGATGAGATGGAGGGAGTGCTGAGAAACCTGCAGAAGCGTTATGAAGATGAGGTCCTGGGCAGGGCTGGGGCTGATGGAAGGCTCTTGGACGCCAGAAAGGCTGCAGATGAGGCGGCACTGAGGCAGACTGAGGTGGAGAAAAGAGTGGAGACTCTGTTGGATGAGTTGACCTTCCTGAAGCGCCTGTGCGAGAGCGAGATAGCAGAGCTGCAGGCCCAAATACAGTACAGCACCGAGGTGTCGGTGGAGATGGAGATAGCTAAACCGGATCTTTCCGCCGCTCTCCGCGACATCCGCTCCCAATATGAGAAGCTCGCTCATCAAAACCGACAAGCTGCTGAGGAATGGTTCTGTGACAAGATGAATGTGATGACCGTGAGCAGCGCACGCAACACGGAGAGCATCCGCAGCGCCAAAGAAGGCGTCGACGAACACCGGCGCTTGCTGAAAAGCAAGACTCTGGAGGTGGATGCCTGCCGTGAGATCAACCAAGCACTTGAAAACCAACTGCAagatgtggaggagaaacagagtGCTGAGATTGCTGCAATGCAG GATACAATCAATCAGCTGGAGGACGAGTTGAGGGCCAATAAGAATGACATGGCTCGCTACTTAAAAGACTATCAGGACTTGTTGAACGTGAAGATGGGCCTTGATATAGAGATCGCAGCCTATAG GAAGCTGCTGGAAGGAGAGGAGACCCGCTTAAATGTCCCGGGATCAACCACACTCCACTCCCAAAGCATGTACGCCGCTCCAAGAACGCCATCATCCGTGtctctgctgagctcagcacCGCCGTTCCTCATGAGCTCTCGCTTGTACCGGTCATCACCTTACACAGAGGAGATCATATCTGCCAGCCAAGTCCAGCAAGCAGAGGCCAGACCCCCgcaagaagatgaagaaaatgatgaggaggaagaaaaagaagaggaagaggctgaggaagagcaggaagaggtagaagaagagaaggaggaagaagatgaagacaaggaagaagatgaagaagagcaagaAG AAGAAGAGGCGGGAGAAACGGAAGATGTCGAGCAAGAAGAGGAAACTCAGGAAAAGGACGGATCTGAAGAGAAATCAGATAAGGAAGATGGAGACGAGGAGAAGTCAAAGGATGAGGCGGAAGAACCTGAGCCAAAAGAAGAGACGGTGGCTGATGAGAAAACTGGCGAAAAGTCGGATAAAAGTGCTTAA